Part of the Zingiber officinale cultivar Zhangliang chromosome 8A, Zo_v1.1, whole genome shotgun sequence genome, CAATCTGTTAGTTAGTTCTATTCACAATTAATATGATTGAGTGAAAATTCTCAATCTGCATCAGAATTTAAGTATGACATTAATTTCAATCTGTGCAAGTTCCAGCTTTAGAGCTTGCTGCTCCTTGTAGTGATCCAACAAGAATGTGATGAACTCCGATTCTTGAGTTAACAGGTTGAATCGATTTGATCTAAATTGGCTCTGAAAATACCAAGAAAATACAGATAATTAAATATAAAGATGTTCGGAAGAGACAAAACGAGGACGATTTTAGAGTCGATGTCACGCCTGACGAGAAGCACCGCGGCGCATATATGTTGTAGACGTCCAACTCATACACGGCGAGGTTGGCCTCGTCGACTACCCTGTCGCACTCTGGAGCCGTCGGTGGGGCGTCCGGCGAGAAATTGCAAAACTTGTGGATCGCGTGGATGGTCTCGTCGGCGATCAACGCATGCGTCCAAAAGTAGTCGAACGCCCCCTTGCTATCCGTCTCCTTGTTGATCACCGCGTTCCCTATCTAGGTCGTCCGAAATCAATTTGAAATCGATCGAAATCCATCTTTCCCGatttaatttgtaataaaaattaGAGGGGGTCGATCGGGCGGAACGATTTCGGGATCCATTGCTTACCGCGATGCCTTTGAGGTTGATGAGGCGATCTTTATGGTGGAGTATGGTGTGGGTGAGCTGGGGGACGTAGTGGCCGGCGTAGCTCTCGCCGGTGATGAAGAAGTCCCTCCCCTTATACTCTGGGAACCGCTCGAACCAATTGACGAGGAAAACCAGCACATCGATCGTCGTCCAACGATCTCCGCTCTTGGAGTAGTCCGACGTGGGGTTGGAGTAGGAGAAGTCGACGCCGGCGGACTCTCTAGGAACTAGACGTTCGCCACTGCATGGCACGATGCACGTCACTCGTTCGGGGTAATGCCAAAGAGCAGAAACCCTTTTTCACTCTACTCCCTAAACTTTAGGAAATAacatttgtatatatatatatatgatgatgacGACAAAGGATCCTAACCTTCGTTCCAAGCATATGGATTCCTATACTGAAACGACCCAAGCTCCTCCATGGCGCCGTACCCCAGCGACGAACACCCCGGCCCTGCACCCACCCACGCCACAGCAATCACCACTCTATCGATCAAAAAGCAACATCATTTTCTACTAATTCCGTACCTCCATTGAGCCAAAGCATAATAGGCTTCGACCCACTGTTCTCGGCAGCCTCGACAAAGTAGTAAAATAGAGCCCGTCCGTTGGCTTGCCGATTGTGACATACCCCGCGTACTGATTGAAATGCACCCCTTCTGGCTAGCCAGGCATCAGACAACCTTGTCCTGCTTCTTCAGCCCACTATTGTCGTAGACCTTCGACTCCAGGCCGAATACCGAAAGAAGACTGCTcgcccaagaagaagaagaagacctctCTGTTTCGTTGTTAAAGTAGAACTTGTTTAGCGCATCTCTCTGCCTCGCCATGCCGGAAGCCACGCAGTGTAAGaaacagaggaggaggaagaagaagagacaaCTGAAACTTGGCTTCATTGTTTGATTGGGAATGAGTAATGGAATGGAATAGAATCTTATTTATGGGATATGGGATGGATTCTTGTTGGAACCGGCGGAGATTGATGTGTTTGCTCTGTTTGGCAATGGACTCTGTAAAAGGCCAAAGAATGATCTGTTGCGTCGAATGAGGCAACTCATCTCTGTTTGATCCGacttggtttgagtttgatttgttcTAACCGGTCCTGTCATTGTTGGTTCTGctattaaaattcaaaacaactTCAGAGTATCCATCGTAAAAGAGGATTTTGTTTTCCTTCAATTTTTCGAGTAGGAATAAAGGTGTGGATTCCAGCTTAGTAATcatgatggcaaaaggcgaattCACTCGCTCCCAGTGCCCCCATCAATCCGTTGCAGGGTCAATACAGAGGAGgaaaatcacgggtgactactagcctttggaataatgactaacataaTGCAATATATGACTAAGACGATAAAATTGCAAAATAGATCAAACCATCCGATACTTTTCTAGCTCAACAAATTCAGTCTACGTACGTAGTTCCTTGGTTCAGCTACATGTCATTAGACTTGATACATATGGCCCTAGGACACCTGGTTCAGCCCACTCCGGACAAGTCCAGCCTAATTGATTCAGCTCCACATTGATTCGGCCTACACCTCCTTCAAGTTCTACAATGCTCAGCAGCCTCTGCTGAACACTCCTCTTGAGTTTAACTTAAACATCAGATCAGAGGGGTTTTTCTGGACATCTCCGATGCTGTCTGACGCATGTTAATTCACACAGACCCGATCACTCACATCATCGGAAGAAGCTTCTCAAGTCCAGTGAGAAGATAGTAGCTTCAAATCGACATGCATTCCCCATATTTCAGGGGAGTAGCATTCTGCTCCCATGTTTGCCCGTTTATGGTGCTTGTTCATCAACATTTTGATTGAACTTATAGTTCTATCCAATTATTTCGCGTGACAAACAGAGCATAAACACATTTGTGATGTTTCAACCATTAATTAGCTACATGTACAGCTGCAAGAAGAGCATTTTCATGGTGATACTGCTGCCAATGAACCGAATTCAAAAGATTATTCAACGAGGAGGAGAAGACGACAAAATCACAAGGTTGAGTGGATAGTAGAATGCAAGAACACATACCCCGTCTCAGGCCGAGCTCACAGGCACTGCCTCGAACAACTTGGCGAAGTAGAACTGGGTAGTGATGAAGCCCCTCTTGTTCACCTTCCACCCAACCTTGCGCAGAGCCCGCTCGACGTCGCCCTCGGCGTGCAGATAGGCCCTCGTGGCCTTGCTCGGGCCGGGGAACAACTCGCCCACCCGTTTCAGGAGGTTGTAGTACAAGGTCTTGGGAGCGAAGCTGAGCACTAACCTGCTCTCGGCCAACGACGCCAAGTGGGCGATCATGGCTTCGGCCTTCTCTTGAGGGTAGTGGATCAGCACGTCCAAGCACACCACCGTGTGGAATTTTCCCTCTAGTGATTCGAGGTCCTTGACCTCGAATTTGGGCATCTGGGCGCCGGAATGGCCAACTAGGGCGTCCCGCGCCTGGCGCTCGGCCTCGGCAACCATCGAGGCGGAGATGTCGCTGGCGGTGACGAGCGCGCCCTCCCGGGCGAGCGGGATGGTCAGGCTACCGGTGCCGCACCCCGCGTCGCAGACGGAGATGCCGGCGAGCGGGCCGCCGTCGCGGAGCATGGCGAGGGTGTTCTCGACGGTCTCGGAGTGGCCGAGGCGGATGTCGAGCTGGACGCGGTTGACGCCCTCGTTGGCGTCGCCGTAGATCTTCTTCCACCGCTCGAATCCGGTCTTGTTGAAGTAGACGCGGACGACATCTTTATCGTCGCCGCCCACCACCTCGGCCTGCTGGCGGCGGCGGCGCTCGGGGTCCGAGAAGGAGAGGGCAGCGGCGAGGGCGGCGACGGACGAGGCGGCGGCGAGGGCCACGGGGGCGTCGAGGGAGGGGAGGTCCGCGGAGGGCGGGAGGGCGAGGGTGCGGGAAATGCTGCCTCGTTTGGGTGAGAGGATACGGTGGCGGCACGGGTGGGCCTGACTGACGGTGGTGATGGCGGGGAAGAGCACCGCCGTGAACGCCATTCGATCTCCGGCGGCGTGCCTTCTTCAGCTCGCAATCGGATTACAGAGATTTCCGATAAGGTTGGTGTCAATGAAATGTGTtatccaattttttttaaaaaaaaataaataaatatgaatttTCATTTAACCACTGAaattctctcttttaaaaaaaaataaaaaaggcccCACTAATTTTTATTATCATAAAGAGCACCTTTTTGTGTTCAGAATAATCTAAATTGTGAAAATAATTGTTGTCTTTCTCATTTTTCACAATTATTCAAACAAATTAGTAAATAAAACGACAGAATTTAAAGGCAGGGATTGCCTACCCCTCTGGTGTAGTTTCGTTATGCCTGAATCTGATAGGGAACGACCCTGGATAAATCGGCCGCGAAAGATTTATCGATAAATTCGATTGATGTTGTAGGAAAATTTTCAATAGCCAGCACGAATTCTACTTCCCTTGTTGCAGTCTCTCgagctcggactcggcttcttgGAGCCGCAGTCGCAAGGTAGATATTCTCTGCTGAACTTCTTCGATGGTGCCCCGCACGAGAGAAGGCTTATACGGTGTAACATAGTGTTGACAGAACTTCCTAAGTGCTTGAACTCCGCAAACCTGCAAAACCGCCAGTATCGTCACCACAAAAGATGAGCTGAATTACTAATGATTCATCATTCACCAC contains:
- the LOC122008761 gene encoding magnesium protoporphyrin IX methyltransferase, chloroplastic-like, with amino-acid sequence MAFTAVLFPAITTVSQAHPCRHRILSPKRGSISRTLALPPSADLPSLDAPVALAAASSVAALAAALSFSDPERRRRQQAEVVGGDDKDVVRVYFNKTGFERWKKIYGDANEGVNRVQLDIRLGHSETVENTLAMLRDGGPLAGISVCDAGCGTGSLTIPLAREGALVTASDISASMVAEAERQARDALVGHSGAQMPKFEVKDLESLEGKFHTVVCLDVLIHYPQEKAEAMIAHLASLAESRLVLSFAPKTLYYNLLKRVGELFPGPSKATRAYLHAEGDVERALRKVGWKVNKRGFITTQFYFAKLFEAVPVSSA